Within the Stenotrophomonas sp. 610A2 genome, the region AGCAGCAGCGAACCACGGGACACGACATTGGACATACGGCCACTCAGCCATCACGACATCGATGCCGCAAGCAGGCTTTGCATGGCCGCATTCATGGACTCGGTCGCCTCCACCCTCGGTGATGAAGGAATCGCTACCTTCCGCAAGGTCGCCGCCGCTGAAGCTTTCGCAGCCCGCATCGCCCCGGACAACCTGATGTGGCTGGCGGAGATTGCCGGACAAGCTGTGGGCCTGATCGAGCTGAAGCAGGGGCGGCATATCGCAATGCTGTTCGTCGCCCCTGAACTGCAGCGCCACGGCATTGGACGCCGCCTGGTCGCCGAAGCCATCAAGCACGCACAGACGGATGTGTTGACCGTCAGCGCCTCTCTTCCTTCGGTGCCCGCCTACCTCGGTTATGGATTTCATTGCAGCGGCAACGTGGGCGAGTCCATGGGAATCATCTACCAGCCGATGGAGATGCAGCTGGACCGCACCGGCGCAGGCCACTGATACGAACGATCACAACCTCCGTCAGGTACCGGTCCACCCCGCCTGCAATTCCAACTCCCTCCAGCCCCCAGGCAACCTCCATGCAGACCATCGATTGGAACGACTTCAGCAAGGTGGAGCTACGCGTCGGCCGCGTCATCGCCGCCGAACCGTTCGCCGCCGCCCGCAAACCCGCCTACATCCTGCAGGTCGATTTCGGCCCGGACTTCGGCACCCGCAAGTCCAGCGCACAGATCACCGCGCTTTACAGTCCCGAACAGCTGATCGGGCGACTGGTGGTGGCAGTGATCAACTTCCCGCCAAAACAGATTGGCCCGCTGATGTCCGAGTGCCTGGTGACCGGATTCCACGATGCCGAAGGACGGGTGAGCCTGTGCATGCCGGAACATGAAGTCCCGCTGGGCACACGCCTGCTGTAACGCCCCGCGCCGCCCCGGCGATTGCTGGGCTGGTTGGTCCGGCCGAACCGCACACACGGCCTCGACGGCACCTCGTGCTAGCGTTCGGCACGAAATTCTTCGCCAATGCGGATGGGAGCCAGCGATGGGCAAGGGCCGACTGGAAGCGTTCAGTGATGGCGTCATGGCCATCATCATCACCATCATGGTGCTGGAGATGCGTCCGCCGGAAGGTGCCACGCTGGACGCGCTGCGGCCGCTGCTGACCACCCTGCTCAGTTACCTGCTGAGCTTCGTCTACGTCGGCATCTACTGGAACAACCATCATCACCTGCTACAGGCCTGCCAGAAGGTCAACGGCAGCGTCC harbors:
- a CDS encoding GNAT family N-acetyltransferase, translating into MAAFMDSVASTLGDEGIATFRKVAAAEAFAARIAPDNLMWLAEIAGQAVGLIELKQGRHIAMLFVAPELQRHGIGRRLVAEAIKHAQTDVLTVSASLPSVPAYLGYGFHCSGNVGESMGIIYQPMEMQLDRTGAGH
- a CDS encoding tRNA-binding protein translates to MQTIDWNDFSKVELRVGRVIAAEPFAAARKPAYILQVDFGPDFGTRKSSAQITALYSPEQLIGRLVVAVINFPPKQIGPLMSECLVTGFHDAEGRVSLCMPEHEVPLGTRLL